The region TGATGTCATATATCCTCATCTTCTTCTATATTTTCTCTCACTAATCTTTTGTTAGAGTAGgaatatttttacattctttATCATGAGTGCCAAAATATTACAATCAATATCTATATATTGAGTCTTAAGCTctcatttttaaatcatttagtatatttatttattgattgttttttttactatttaaagaTATTCTTTTggcaattgtttttttatagaaTAATGGTAAATGCATATTTAATTAGTTGCCCTATTGACCCATGTACGTAGTGACATCTAATAGactataattttctttaatacgTCAACCACTtaagatgataaatttataaaccCTAGATTGGTACATCAACCTTATGCTCAAAGTACATCCTCTAGTTATGTAATAAGCAACCATCGGATAGCATTTTCATCACTCCAAACTATCCCAAATTGACATGTCTTCCAAACACTATATGGATCAACACCAACCCAAATGGAAGACATAATCCTTTATCCTCAAACTTTTCATTAAAAAGTTCATGCACcttcattttacaaaattatcaacaaattttatacGAAGTGATCactttgtataaaaaattttatgtttaggtTATATGATcttaagaagtgaattttaagtctaattcaacctcacaaaattagtttgtaaagTGGGATTTTCATCTacatatatactttaaattgaccttatctctaatcgataTGAGATTTTTCACACACCCCCTCACAAAGAGGTATATATATCTCATGCCTGAGACTAAATATTAATGGGTGATCCGATAACAAATAGAACAATATatctaacaaataacaaatctcACTAGGATAGGGTCTAACAATATAAACTTATCATTTTTGCTCTTCCTTTTTAGGTTATATTAAATGTTGATGTTAGGAATTGAACTTTTAGTCTAACTCATCCTCATAAAATCGATTTGAAAAGTAAGTGTACatctacttatatatatatatatatatatatatatatatatatatatatatatatatatatatatatattctaaatgaGTCTTATCTCTAGTTCAAGTGAGAGTTCGGTATTTTGGTCTTTTGGTGTCCATGAATAATTTTTGGAAATAATATAGAGGATTGAATAATGACTCTGAGTGTAGCAGACGTAAATGTGTCTGGATGCTATCAATGTAGCAGATGTAAATCCATGTAGATCCTGTGATAATACAGCTATAAACAAAGGAAATGAATGCTTTAGCTTTGTTCTGGTCATTGGGCACGGGGATTACGAAAGGAAAGGAAGTATTGAAGGTGGGTGTTATCCACATTTGACACGATGATGGAGACGTAATGAGAAGTGGATTATAGCTCAGCATGGTGAATGGAGGAAAATCTAAATCAGAGTCTCATAATTGTTGTTGACATGTAATGGGCACAATCATGCATTGCCACTGTTCAGAAGTACAAGACAAGCCACAGAGGAGACAAAGACTTTGGATCAAAAGCGAATTTGAAAAGGACTCAACGAACCTATTTGGAAACCCTGCATTGGTGATTTTATAGGTGCATGCTGATCCTCCggaaagaaaaaagagtaaaGAATCATTTCCGAAAAGCCAATTTCTTTGCTAAACTTTTTCATTGGCGTGAATGTTTGTCAGTTTAAATTCCTCTTTGATAGAGAGCAAATAGAGAATTGAGGATGACAACAGTACGTGATGTTTAATGAAAGAGGAGAATTGAGAATTGAGAAATTTACTCAAAACTAAATTCTAGTTCGTAGAAATGATAACTTAGTCATCTCCTCTAGAAAATAATGAGAATCCACTTCAAAAAGTTAGAAAGATCAGAGAAAcagtttagaaaaataaaatctagaaAGAAGatgatttttaaaagtaaataaatacatataatttatattcttaaaatgcaaatgtaattgtaatatttattattcaaataatctCAAAGTACCACTATAAGAAAATTCctaaataatgaataattttaatgacaaaaaataattaatcactgtaatgaccaatttatatatcaattaataaactaaagattactgtaaataaaatagtttctattatgaataattagactctaaattggtatctaaaatagtatgtattatgaattgatctctaaattagtcactaacattagctacgaAGGTTTTGCATACCTAAAATTTGTCTCTAATTAGTCAATTGGAGACCAATTCCTTGGATAGCCAAATCCTTGGTAGCTAATATTAGTAACtagtttagaaaccaatttataataaatattattttagttaccaataatttttaatttataaattggtatctaaattagtcactatagtgactaattattttagtCACCGAAATGGGtcattatttatgtattttattgtaGTATATATGttctaacaatattttatacaaaaattattaaaaattaatgtaaattataTAACATCACTGTTTCTCactctctttatatatattagtgCAAACACATACACTATTGCACTTGtgtgtacatattttttaaatatacacgatattatattaataggtgatgatagtgtaatgttattaagtttatatacaaaataaatttatatttactaaaaaCAAGATGAGGTGGATGAAGAAAAGATGAGAAAGTAATTGCTGATGAATATATAGGAAAAAGAAATGCGAGAAGAcagacaattaaaaaaaatgtaaaagtaacttaattttaaaatttaacaaatgattatattattataaaggataaaattgaaattataaaatatgaacaccgagaaaattatgttatataGTCCTCTTTATATAGTTGTAGATTACCCAAAACACATAtgtatccattttttttatgataataaaaataataaaatttttatttttataattgtaaaagGAAATATGAATGttgtttacttttattataaataattattttaatttttaaaaaatggttaaaatttgaaaatataaaatatcaattttaaaaaacaatggataaaattgacaaagtaattattttaatttaaaagtataattatttaaaagataaaaatagaaaacaaatgtGTCACTAAAAAAAGTTTCTTTttgtataattgtataaatagtataaaaatatagatagtATTGttaccataataataataatttactattcaacatttttaagaaaaaaaaaaagaaaaactcccGTCTCTCTTCTCTCCTATGTTTGTCTCTCATCCCCTCTAAATCTCAagattgttttctttttcacattCTTGTTTGTATTCCAAAaccggaaaaaaaaaaaaaaaactctagaTAAGATTATTCAAATTGGGCGCAagaaaattcatgaaaaaaaaaagaaaaaggcgTTTTATTTGCCTTATAAATTTTCCAACCCGTTTAATTTAGgatttagttttcaattttcgGCATAGTTTTTTGTTGTTGGAATTATTGGCTTATGAACATCCTAATTCTGACTAATTAACTTGGCTCATTCAGATAAAGTACTTCATCAAACACAGTAGTAACAAGCTTTCAATTTATTCACAAATTTGACTTGACATTTTCCTCAAAcacattaaaaagaatttacTTTTACAAGCACCAAAAAGAAGAGATTAATTAACATTCACACTTACTGAATTgcgacataaaaaaaaaaaaaagtatccaTTTGACTCTTCAGCCAAGTTCTTTATTGGTTGACTTCATGGTTTGATCTTAAAGCGGTGGCAACACCTCCGTATCCCTAAGCCGCCGCCACAAACTGCTGCCGGCGTCAACGGCGAAGAAGAACTCGTGGTCGGTGGTTTCATGGCACTCAGCAACAGAGGGTGTAACAATGGGACATGGAAGTGTTGCAGTGGGTTGAGTGCAGAAGCTCTCAATCTCAAAAAGATCAGAACTTGCATCACTGGCCGCATCATCATCCACCATGGCATGTGATTTGGAGGGGCTCAGAGGTTGGAACACATGCAGGGACTCTCGTGGTGCTGTGTCCTCTTCTTCATGAACAACGTTGAGAGGTTTTGCGGGGATTGTTGCCATGGCCGAACGGAAAGTGAAGCTTTCCTTTGATGGGCTTTTGGATTGGTTCATGGCAGGTTGGATTTGGAACAGCCTTTGAGATTTCAAGTCCTTGTTGGACGATGATGTTGGAGGTGATGCTTTGTGATTGAAGGAACCTTTGTGGATTTGGTTGGGTGAGAGGGTTGTTTGAGGTTGTGGGGGTGAGGTTTTGGGTTTTGCAgagtttttctttgtgtttgcTTTGACTTGCACTGACTTTTTATCATTGCAGGGGCATTTTCTTCTGAAAAGCCAAATGGGTTTTGACAGAGAAGTTCTGAGTTTGTGTGTGAGATTGGAGGAGGTTTGAGGAGGGTTTAGAACTGAGATTGGGTTTTTCTGAGGGTGGTGGAATAGCAAACCAGCTTTGTTATTTAGGGTGGGTTTGGATGAGGAAGGTGATGGAGTTGTTGGAGTTGCAACATGGAATGAATGAGCTTTGTAGTTGttaatgttgttgttgatgatgttgttgttgttgcagtTACCATGTCCAGCAAGAACTGATGATGAAGCAGAATCAGAGAAGGAGGTTTGTTGTGGAAgattgtgtttgtgttctgtgtcGATGTTGAGCAGGGGAGAGACTCTACTGTTGCTGTTGATGGTTACTTTTTGGAAGTTGTCATGGTTGAAGTACTTGTGTGCACCAAAAGTTCTGAGCTCTGAGGTGGGATCATGGTGAAGGGTTGCAACTTCATTATGGTGTGGTTCAGATTTGTTTGGTTTATGAGATGAGAGATGATGAAGAGAGGGAAAAGATTCATTATTTCTGGGTTTGGAGGTTGGTGACTTTGGATTCAGGTTGGTATGAATTGCTCTTTCCATTTTTCTTTAGTTGAATGTGGGAATggaaaagatgaagatgaaacCAAACATCGGAAGTACAGACTCTGAAATTCCTTGTCCTCGTATATATTTATGTGATTGTGTGAGGTGTTCTGAGACTAGGTAGTCATAGATAGGCTGAACAGGAACCTAAGTGTGAACGGATGTGAGAAAATTTTTAGTACTTTAAAAAGTAATGGTTGGAATTTGTAGAGTCATTGTTCATTTTATTGTTAGTTTTAGAATTTCATTTCCATGTCAGGTCAGAAccattttaagtataattttagaaaatatgtaTTTACAACTCACAATCTTAGCATATATGTAACTATGTAccagttaaaaattattttagaaatactTTTTAAGATAGTTGATGTAAAAGTAAATAAGTATCAGTATAACGttccatttaataaataaatataattaaatgaaatatcacACAGAATAGTATAAAAAGTATTGTCATGGAGTGGAAATATCACTCTTTCCagttataaaaaagaaaaacttaaaaagaaaactaaggcacaccacaatGTCATTAACAAAATGGGATAAAGGTTTAACGGTATTCAAAATACATGCTCAAGGAGCAAGATGATACATAGGCCACAGTGCCTTAAAAGAAAACTTGGAGCAAAGAGTCCAACCCAAGAGTAGCTACGCAGCAGAATTTCCATCACTCTGACGACCACGAGGAGttcccacatctgctcacatcaataaattgatgatcattgcaaaagtagAAAACCACACACCAGacacacaaacaaacagaaAGAGTAAGCTAGGGTGAAAAaggttttatcatgcaattgcatacaatttaaaagtcaaaGATGCATAAGCCAACCAAATAGGTAATAGCAGACAATttaagactctaagactcaattatccggatacatataatcagtcggaTTTATTGGATGTTTGCACTTGTAGTGGCTTCTATTGCTCTGCAGAgccaattgccaatgggtttcaccctaccacgcacaaggttagtcttcaaatattactaatatttaataaataaattctgaaataaaataaatatcgcatttaaaatataaccatttcccaaaaacacgggaaatttaaacttttaatgtATATGTCAtaaaaccaggagtccataattataaaactgaaataatgtTCATATGGCTCCCAAAAGATTACATATTTATctcaaaagtaaaataacaacATATAAACAAAATCCCTAGCtatccctcgctccgagtctatgcatctcctggctcacctgtcaaatcatctgctcccggataacaagttatccgatcatcgccatacacacacagaaagggtgagttatgcacaatatataGAAATAGATACAAGAAATAAATATGTCGCtcatcccaaaataacataaataatatttcatgcttttcaaataacccaaccatgacctcatagtccttcatgagtcatatgcatgtactaggtcttgggacttccctgtgctcccacgaaactaactcattcgtggtccaaccctatgagcctatcctgctcatagtcttgccctacagactcctcgtatGTAGtaaaaacatccaagtctcatacttggaccctggcacgcacgcaatcaccacactatggactcctcgcccaatagtagccgatgAAAACATAatagttccttgcccatcgtgcgcccgacacatgcaatcaccatactaaggactcctcgcccattagtagctgactggaactcaaccagtttcatgcccatcatgtgtccaaccaccaagcacatcccagacccctattggacttagtccttcaagcccaaacactacaccacatgcatatacatcctATACCTAGAAATAAGCAGCCAAATCACACACATAAGCACACACAAATATGAAACttcacataaactcgcttaagctagggactcTCGCCCATGCTAGACcctcagtctcgcttaggctagtccacctcgcctgagcgagcttaaaataGTGGCATAAACACGttatcttgcttaggcgagatcatctcgcctgggcgagccatattgtaacatcccgtccggatattacgaatttaataaaataaaaagaaataaaatattagcatcatttatttctaaaaaaaaaaataataacgtCGCagttaataatacctcatttcccaaaacgcgggaaatttaagtctttatttcatatatcgataataaaaattgagacaaGTATTcgtcaattataaaataaaaattccaaGAACATTTTACAACtgattcaaaatcataaaaataaaatccccaagctatcccctctccgtagctaagcctcaccagctccacccgcatcatcacctgctcacgtgtaccatgtacacgatcatcgccaaacacaagcagatagggtgagctaatagtTAAAACAtacaagaatatatatatatatatatatatatatatgtatatatatatcaatatacaCATACATGTTTAACCAgtacaaataatataacaacaacaccaattctttctttatacggcatggccaccaccatatCAAGTATCGTTTATTTTCTCATAGAGTCTCATTCTATTTCCATCACATGTACACCGATGCACCTAATGGAAGTCACgttaccttccctccacatggccactaccatgtATATTAAGTACATCAGGGAACCTCGTTCCATTTCTTTCACATGGCTACAACCATGTTAACAGTGATCTATATCTTCTATTGAGTATCTCCAGgtgccttgctgccacacctatcggccacaaccgatagaacacgtgcggaaaccatgttacggatcacacaccgtaacgccaggtggagttcccaaatacgaacatagtccgtaacatcctaggactaccaaactcgtcagtaaccactgaggagggcaatccatttggacccatccgtactggccacaaccagcacactcacactggcacactcgccaacccgagccacaactcgaggttcctcgtgttcatccgctatcccgagccacaactcaagggaagtcattctgggccacaacccatagaatgccacgtgcttaacccctatcccaagccacaactcaaggatacgttccAGGCCACAAcccaaggaacaccagcaagctcaCCATTAAGACAccctagaagccttgtagatcttGCATCCGCATTCAAGCTTTATTCAATCCGATACCTCAACACTTATTGCCTTTAAACCTAACTTCCCTTCATCCTTGACTTAAACTTCCATTTCACGCATAAGCAAATCAGTTCATCACGCTTAGGCTAGGTTACCTTGCTTGAGCGAGTATCACGTACCAAGCCAGCTTCgacttctcgcttaggcgagttacACTTGCCTGGGTGAGATCACTTTCGCCCACAAATTTTAAcactctcgcctgagctacaTGTCACGCCAACAACCAAACAATCTtcgcattctcgcttaggcgagaggccCTCGTCTGAGCGAGACATTCTTTCGCTCAAAAGATTAGGGTTCCTGCCTGAGCGGGATGTCAAACTAAAGCACCAACCCCctcgaattctcgcttaggcgagtgaaactcgcctaagcgagatgaaccCTCGCCCAAACCCCAAAATTTTCTGCCTGAGCGATGGCCACGAGCGGATAGAGAGTACGCATCCCTCcatatctcgcctaggcgaaccTAGCTTGCCTGAGTGAGAATTGCAGGTTCTGTCACAGGTTCACGCACACAACATGGCATCTGCGACCCAAAGCACAACTCAAACACACCAATTCATTAAGCACAACTTAGATAGGCACATTAGCATATTTCGGACAAGAAATCAAACCCCAACTGCCCTCTTCTGCATAATCACAGAAATCACCAAATCCAACCCCATTATATGCATACTCTTAGGTCAATTCCAATAAAACAGTACCCAAAACCCACAACCCCAAATTCCCTCAAGTGCAGCACAAATTTTAGGGCAACAATTCATCAAAATCATATGAAACAGTGCAGTTAAGATAGGATttcgggttcagctcccctaacctgaaaaaTCCCTTGCTTAACTTCTGAAATTGGGGAATTTCCTTTGATCACCAAGGCTTGCCTTAATCACCACTTCAATTACCCTCAATACTTCTCTCCCAGCTCTCCTTTCACTCAAATTTTCGTCCTCCCTCTATAGCTTTCAGAAACAGCCTTCCAAAACCCTATTCTCCTCtcaaat is a window of Vigna unguiculata cultivar IT97K-499-35 chromosome 4, ASM411807v1, whole genome shotgun sequence DNA encoding:
- the LOC114181600 gene encoding protein PHYTOCHROME KINASE SUBSTRATE 4-like, which translates into the protein MERAIHTNLNPKSPTSKPRNNESFPSLHHLSSHKPNKSEPHHNEVATLHHDPTSELRTFGAHKYFNHDNFQKVTINSNSRVSPLLNIDTEHKHNLPQQTSFSDSASSSVLAGHGNCNNNNIINNNINNYKAHSFHVATPTTPSPSSSKPTLNNKAGLLFHHPQKNPISVLNPPQTSSNLTHKLRTSLSKPIWLFRRKCPCNDKKSVQVKANTKKNSAKPKTSPPQPQTTLSPNQIHKGSFNHKASPPTSSSNKDLKSQRLFQIQPAMNQSKSPSKESFTFRSAMATIPAKPLNVVHEEEDTAPRESLHVFQPLSPSKSHAMVDDDAASDASSDLFEIESFCTQPTATLPCPIVTPSVAECHETTDHEFFFAVDAGSSLWRRLRDTEVLPPL